AGCGGCAGCGACAGGCAGAAGACCTTGCCGGCGCGGACCTCGCGTACCGCCTGCAGGACCTTTTCCTCGGTCAGCAGGTTCAGGCGGCCCAGTTCGTCGTCCGGGCCGAAGTCGCCCCAGGTGGAACCTTCGGGGCGTTGCGTCCAGCGTTTCATCTGCTTGTCTCCTGTCGGTCTTCTATGTTCTTATGAATATAGTACGTATTTACGTACTTTAAAAAGAAATCCGCAATCAGCGGGTTCGAAAGGAGACGAGACCATGACGCAATTGCCGCATCCGCGCGCCGGATGGCGCTTCGCCCTTGCCGCGCTGGCCGTTCTGGCGCTGCCCGCGGTCCACGCCGCAGGCTATCCCGAGCATCCCGTGACCGTCGTTGTGCCGTATCCACCGGGCGGGGGCGCGGACCTCTTTGGCCGTGCCATCGCCAACGCGCTGCAACCGGGGCTGAAGCAGACGGTGTTGGTTGAAAACAAGCCGGGCGCGGGCGGCAACATCGGCATGGCTTACGTCGCCCGGGCGAAGGCCGACGGCTACACGCTGGGGCTGGGCACGATCGGCACGCAGACGATCAACCAGTTTCTCTACGGCAACATGCCGTTTGACCCCGAGCGCGACCTGGTGCCGATCGCGCTGGTGTCTACGACGCCTAACGTCATTGCCGTCAGCGCGAAGTCGCCCTACAAGACGGTGGCGGACGTGATCAAGGCGGCCAAGCAGTCGACGGACAAGAAGCTGACGTATGCGTCACCGGGC
The DNA window shown above is from Achromobacter spanius and carries:
- a CDS encoding Bug family tripartite tricarboxylate transporter substrate binding protein — translated: MTQLPHPRAGWRFALAALAVLALPAVHAAGYPEHPVTVVVPYPPGGGADLFGRAIANALQPGLKQTVLVENKPGAGGNIGMAYVARAKADGYTLGLGTIGTQTINQFLYGNMPFDPERDLVPIALVSTTPNVIAVSAKSPYKTVADVIKAAKQSTDKKLTYASPGIGSSVHLTGAYFEAMAGVTMLHVPFKGTSASLPAVAGGQVDLLFDNLPGALAQIKDGNLVRGVAVTSAARDPSVPDLPTVAESGLPGFDVTAWFALYAPRNTPAPVVEQLINAARSGLATPAIAANFATMGAKPGTLFGKDLAAFESAERKKWGGLIKDQGIKAQ